A genomic segment from Frateuria edaphi encodes:
- a CDS encoding GNAT family N-acetyltransferase, whose product MRVALEALSREHLGELAQGRIPAGLAARALAGALPPARVASRALARWDAGHAQPWCEVFAVARASDGTIVGGCGFKGDPVDGRAGIFYGVAPAQRGQGIATAAVRQLVARAFAQGAQGALAEIQPGNIASERTVQACGFVRLGEHVAEDGEVVVQWLARETHPLFMHPVPGSTP is encoded by the coding sequence TGCGCAAGGCCGCATCCCGGCCGGGCTGGCCGCACGCGCCCTGGCCGGCGCCTTGCCACCGGCCAGGGTCGCGTCCCGGGCGCTGGCTCGCTGGGACGCCGGCCACGCGCAGCCGTGGTGCGAGGTCTTCGCCGTCGCGAGGGCGTCGGACGGCACCATCGTGGGCGGCTGCGGTTTCAAGGGCGACCCGGTGGACGGTCGCGCCGGCATCTTCTACGGCGTAGCGCCCGCGCAGCGCGGCCAGGGGATCGCCACGGCTGCCGTCAGGCAGTTGGTGGCGCGCGCTTTCGCCCAGGGCGCGCAGGGCGCCCTGGCGGAAATCCAGCCGGGGAACATTGCGTCCGAACGCACGGTCCAGGCTTGCGGATTCGTGCGCCTTGGCGAGCACGTCGCCGAGGATGGCGAAGTGGTGGTTCAATGGTTGGCTCGCGAAACACATCCGCTCTTCATGCATCCGGTTCCAGGGAGTACTCCATGA